In Oryza sativa Japonica Group chromosome 11, ASM3414082v1, the following are encoded in one genomic region:
- the LOC107277123 gene encoding 60 kDa jasmonate-induced protein, with protein MEVRVEDVNYNIMADDYSKFIEDLRKKLANHPHKEMIHDVPVLARQQSPRQPARWMYINLVGRKKDRATVAVRDDNVYLMGFRNMNGEWFHLGFSKWSVPILPESSKFLECDVAYRNLLDVPQGEQVMSRLVEVELRKTVVLDAVHRLSRYTQRGQDDRIDRFTKRDLARLIIVICESARMRPHYTTVNKGFVHDETTSLTKLHVFYLWNWGLMSRALRQGWRPWPIRLVEDARAVVQLLLNAAAAMPLRMTETEAASSSFANDMPFASSAFLDVMHFASSPDEMAFASLPFLDWMDFDYSNTKAKATEANEQPAAIDDMAPVNDEEPAVTTDDLAWEYHEESAASDDIDDLASEDHEESAASDDFAPVVDEEPAATDYEDEFTGQVHGRRLVELLAVSSDFDSFMISIFDGKRGQIVYNHHQGHHTVIHDSQVCITRGCYRNLVLTGPYRAISADGSFLIEVDTNNEDVHPDKKRKNNESEVSSDDVDGTLFWDSYNDYNYTRSDRILAHTIRTSLGPVEVTYAVLTNAVEATVQVKLLLLTGDGAATFAGSDTLFVYGDITVRSHCFDVASMLFSHGSQNKVAVALTSDTATIPLSRCVVAVPLHHRVEIEAKLYVETSNEEESINYTCFQGKLDFAAGRDQQIQQISHGDNPAVVEVTWSPDFF; from the exons ATGGAGGTGAGAGTTGAGGACGTGAACTACAACATCATGGCAGACGACTACAGTAAATTCATCGAGGATCTCCGGAAAAAGCTCGCCAATCATCCGCATAAGGAGATGATCCATGATGTTCCCGTGCTGGCAAGGCAACAATCTCCTAGACAGCCGGCTAGGTGGATGTATATTAATCTGGTGGGCAGGAAGAAGGACAGGGCAACCGTAGCCGTTCGGGATGACAATGTCTACCTTATGGGCTTCAGGAACATGAACGGAGAATGGTTTCACTTGGGCTTTTCGAAGTGGAGCGTGCCCATTCTTCCGGAATCATCCAAGTTTTTAGAATGCGACGTCGCTTATAGAAACTTACTTGATGTACCACAAGGAGAACAGGTCATGAGTAGgttggtggaggtggagctgcGGAAGACGGTGGTGCTAGATGCCGTCCATAGGTTGTCGCGCTACACACAGCGAGGGCAAGATGATCGTATTGATCGATTCACCAAACGGGATCTGGCACGCCTGATTATCGTGATCTGCGAGTCTGCAAGGATGAGGCCACACTACACTACGGTAAACAAGGGCTTCGTTCACGACGAGACAACCAGCCTCACCAAGCTGCACGTATTCTACTTGTGGAACTGGGGGCTTATGTCACGGGCGCTGCGCCAAGGCTGGCGGCCATGGCCCATCAGACTTGTTGAAGATGCCCGGGCAGTAGTCCAACTGCTGCTCAACGCTGCGGCCGCGATGCCGTTGCGAATGACCGAAACGGAGGCTGCCTCCTCGTCCTTTGCCAATGACATGCCTTTTGCCTCCTCGGCCTTTCTCGATGTCATGCATTTTGCCTCCTCGCCCGATGAGATGGCCTTTGCCTCCTTGCCCTTTCTCGATTGGATGGATTTTGATTACTCCAACACTAAAGCTAAAGCCACTGAAGCAAACGAGCAGCCTGCAGCCATAGATGACATGGCGCCAGTAAACGACGAGGAGCCCGCAGTGACGACTGATGACTTGGCTTGGGAATACCATGAGGAGTCGGCAGCGAGCGATGACATTGATGACCTGGCGTCCGAAGACCATGAGGAGTCGGCGGCGTCCGATGACTTCGCGCCCGTAGTCGACGAGGAGCCTGCAGCGACGGATTACGAGGACGAATTTACAGGTCAAGTCCATGGCCGACGATTAGTGGAGTTGTTGGCCGTGAGTTCCGACTTCGACAGCTTTATGATAAGTATCTTTGACGGGAAACGTGGCCAGATCGTCTACAATCACCACCAAGGACATCATACTGTCATCCACGACTCTCAAGTATGTATTACTCGAGGTTGTTAT CGCAATTTGGTGCTGACTGGACCATATAGGGCCATCTCAGCTGACGGGAGCTTTCTAATTGAAGTTGATACCAACAATGAGGATGTCCATCctgataagaaaagaaaaaacaatgagAGCGAGGTCTCATCTGATGATGTTGATGGCACTCTGTTCTGGGACAGCTATAACGATTACAACTACACTAGGTCTGACAGGATATTGGCTCACACTATCAGGACAAGCCTTGGCCCCGTTGAGGTGACCTACGCGGTGCTGACCAACGCCGTGGAGGCCACCGTGCAGGTCAAGCTCCTGCTTCTCACTGGAGACGGCGCCGCCACGTTTGCTGGCAGTGACACCCTCTTCGTCTACGGTGACATCACGGTGCGCAGCCACTGCTTCGACGTCGCGAGCATGCTCTTCAGCCATGGCTCGCAGAACAAGGTTGCAGTGGCACTCACCTCTGACACCGCGACCATTCCACTGTCGCGGTGTGTTGTTGCGGTGCCACTCCACCATCGGGTTGAGATAGAGGCGAAGCTGTATGTTGAAACTTCCAACGAAGAAGAGAGTATCAATTACACTTGTTTCCAAGGTAAGCTGgacttcgccgccggccgtgaCCAGCAGATACAACAGATATCCCACGGCGACAACCCTGCAGTGGTTGAAGTCACCTGGTCGCCGGACTTCTTTTGA